One Pseudomonas syringae CC1557 genomic window, CGAAGAATTTCGCGAACTCGCCAAGCGGGTCGATGGTTTTCTGACGCGTACCGAGAAGGAAACCCACGAGGTCTCCGCACACCTCAATGACATTCTGCTTGCCCAGGATTACCAGGACCTCACCGGTCAGGTCATCAAGCGTGTCACGCAACTGGTCACTGAAGTAGAAGGCAATTTGCTCAAACTGGTGCTCATGGCCAGTCATGTCGATCGCTTCGCAGGCATCGAACATGATGAAGAATCCATCCTTGCGGAAAAAGATCCTAAAAAACATCTCGCCAAGGGTGAAGGTCCGCAGATTCATGCCGATAAACGTGAAGACGTCGTATCCGGACAGGATGATGTAGACGATCTGCTATCGAGCCTCGGCTTCTAAGATCTGTTGACGGTTAATTTTAGGGAGCACCCCATGAGCTTCGGCGCCGATGAAGAAATCCTTCAGGATTTTCTGGTAGAGGCCGGCGAAATTCTGGAGCAGTTGTCAGAGCAATTGGTCGAGCTGGAAAGCCGACCGGATGATGCTGATCTGCTCAATGCAATTTTTCGCGGTTTTCACACTGTAAAAGGGGGCGCCGGCTTCCTCCAGCTCCATGAGCTGGTGGAGTGCTGCCATATCGCCGAAAACGTGTTCGACATCCTGCGCAAGGGTGAACGACGCGTTGATTCCGAACTGATGGATGTGGTCCTGGAAGCTCTGGACGCCGTCAACAGCATGTTTGGTCAAGTACGTGAACGGACTGATGTCACGCCCGCCACGCCGGAGTTGCTGGCAGCGCTGGCGAGATTGGCCGAGCCACAATCCGCTGATGCGGTTGTAGCTGAGGAACCGGAACCTGAGCCGGTAGCCGAGGCTCCTGCCGCGGCGGCAGCGCAGACGACAGGCGGTGATGACATCACTGATGATGAATTCGAACAACTGCTGGATTCGCTGCATGGCAGCAACCCGGTATCGGCCGCTCCGGCTGCTGCGCCAGCAGCGGCTGCCAGTGCAGCGTCCGGCGACGAGATCACCGATCAGGAATTTGAATCCCTGCTCGATCAGTTGCACGGCAAGGGCAAGTTTGCCGCCGATGTTGCAGTTGCCCCGGCTCCTGCTGCGCAGAGCAAGAAGGTTGCATCTGCTGGTGATGAAATCACTGATGACGAATTCGAGGCGCTGCTCGATCAGTTGCATGGCAAGGGTTCGTTCGACGCTGCAGTAGCGACGCCGGTTGCAGCTGCTGCGGTTGCCAAGGCACCTGCGGTCTCGAAAGCGGCTGCGTCGGATGAAATTACCGATAACGAATTTGAAAACCTGCTCGACGAGTTGCATGGCAAGGGCAAGTTCGAACCTCAGGCGGTGGTTGCCAAGGCGCCTGCGGCCGCTCCTGCACCTGCTGCCAAGCCTGCACCTGCACCTGCACCTGCTGCGAAAGCCGAGCCGGCCAAAGCGGCTCCAGCTCCGGCCCCTGCACGCGCTGCGGCGCCTCCGAGCGAGAAGCCGGTAGCCACCGAAGCTGAAACCACTGTTCGCGTTGATACCGCCCGCCTGGACGAGATCATGAACATGGTGGGTGAACTGGTACTGGTGCGTAACCGTCTGGTTCGTCTGGGCCTCAACAGCGCCGACGAAGCCATGTCAAAGGCGGTTTCCAACCTGGATGTGGTGACGGCAGATCTGCAGACTGCGGTGATGAAGACCCGCATGCAGCCGATCAAGAAAGTATTCGGCCGCTTCCCGCGTCTGGTTCGCGATCTGGCTCGCCAGCTCAAGAAAGAGATCAACCTGGAACTGGTCGGTGAAGAAACCGACCTCGACAAGAACCTCGTAGAGGCGCTTGCCGACCCGCTGGTCCACTTGGTGCGCAACGCGGTCGATCACGGTATCGAAACGCCGGAAGAGCGCGAAGCCACGGGCAAGTCCCGCGGTGGCCGCGTGATTCTTTCTGCCGAACAGGAAGGCGACCATATCCTGCTGTCGATCTCCGATGACGGCAAGGGCATGGACCCTAACGTACTGCGCTCCATTGCGGTCAAGCGTGGTGTGATGGACAAGGATGCAGCCGATCGCTTGAGCGACACCGACTGCTACAACCTGATCTTTGCACCAGGGTTCTCGACCAAGACCGAGATTTCCGATGTTTCGGGTCGTGGTGTGGGCATGGATGTGGTGAAAACCAAGATTTCCCAGCTCAACGGGTCGATCAACATCTACTCGACCAAGGGCCAGGGCTCGAAAATTGTCATCAAGGTCCCGCTGACCCTGGCGATCATGCCGACCCTGATGGTGATGCTGGGTAACCAGGCATTTGCTTTCCCGCTGGTCAACGTCAACGAAATCTTCCACCTGAACCTGTCGACTACCAATGTCGTCGACGGACAGGAAGTGGTCATCGTGCGGGACAAGGCACTGCCGCTGTTCTACCTCAAGCGCTGGCTGGTCAGTTCGGCCGCTCATGAAGAGCAGCGAGAAGGGCACGTTGTGATTCTTACGGTAGGCACCCAGCGCATCGGCTTCGTCGTCGATCAACTGGTCGGTCAGGAAGAAGTGGTCATCAAACCGCTGGGCAAGATGTTGCAGGGTACGCCGGGCATGTCGGGCGCCACTATTACCGGTGACGGTCGCATTGCGCTGATTCTCGATGTACCCAGCATGCTCAAGCGTTACGCCGCACGGCGTATCTGAACCCGGTGTTGCGGGCGGCCTGGCTGCCTGCAACGCCTATTGGAGTGTTTATGGCAGTCAAGGTCCTGGTGGTGGATGATTCCGGTTTCTTCCGCCGCCGTGTCACGGAAATTCTTTCTTCGGACCCCAACATTGTTGTTGTCGGCACCGCTACCAATGGCAAGGAAGCAATTGAGCAGGCGCTGGCGCTCAAGCCTGACGTCATCACCATGGACTACGAAATGCCGATGATGGATGGCATTACGGCAGTTCGCCACATCATGCAGCGTATCCCCACCCCGGTCTTGATGTTCTCGTCGCTGACGCACGAAGGTGCGCGCGTGACGCTGGATGCGCTGGACGCCGGTGCCGTGGATTTCCTGCCCAAGAATTTCGAAGATATCTCGCGCAACCCGCAGAAGGTCAAACAACTGCTGTGCGAGAAGATCAACAGCATTTCCCGCACCAACCGCCGTTCGAGCGGGTTCGGTGCGACAAGTTCATCGTCAGCGGCTGCCGCTTCGCCGCCGTCCAGTCGTGCTCCCGCGCCTGCATCTTCTGCGCCTGCCCGGGCTGTGCCCCCGCGTGCTGCAGCGCCTGCCTCGGCAGCGCCAGCCCATGGTCATGCTGCTCATCATGCACCGGCGCACGCGACGACAACCGGCACCGCCAAGCGCAAGGCGTACAAGCTGGTCGCCATCGGTACGTCGACGGGCGGCCCGGTAGCATTGCAACGGGTACTTACCCAATTGCCAGCCAGTTTTCCGGCACCGCTGGTGCTGATTCAGCACATGCCCGCAGCGTTCACCAAGGCTTTTGCCGAACGCCTCGACAAGCTGTGCAAGATCAGTGTCAAGGAAGCAGAGGACGGTGATGTTCTGCGTCCGGGTCTGGCGCTGCTGGCGCCAGGTGGCAAGCAGATGATGATTGACGGCCGTGGCACGGTGAAGATTCTGCCGGGCGACGAGCGCCTTAATTACAAGCCCTGCGTAGACATCACCTTCGGTTCAGCCGCTAAATCCTACGGCGACAAAGTGCTGTCTGTAGTGCTGACCGGTATGGGCGCAGATGGCCGTGAAGGTGCACGCCTGCTCAAGCAGGCCGGCAGCACAGTCTGGGCGCAGGATGAAGCGAGCTGCGTGATCTATGGCATGCCGATGGCGATCGTCAAGGCTGAGCTCGCCGACGCGATCTACAGCCTGGATGATATCGGTCGGCACTTGGTCGAGGCCTGTCTCTGATGGATGTGCTGAGTCTTATCGGCCTGATTCTGGCGTTCGTCGCCATTATCGGCGGTAACTTTCTCGAAGGCGGGCACCTGGGTGCCTTGATCAATGGCCCGGCTGCTTTGATCGTGATCGGCGGTACGCTCGGCGCCTCGCTGTTGCAGTCGCCGATGAGCGCCTTCATGCGAGCCCTGAAAATCGTGGGCTGGATTATCTTTCCGCCGCGTATCGACCTGCCTGGCGGTGTCGACCGGGTGATTGGCTGGAGCATGACCGCCCGCAAGGAAGGCCTGCTTGGTCTCGAGACTGTAGCCGACGCAGAGCCCGACGGTTATGCCCGAAAAGGCCTGCAACTGTTGGTAGACGGTGCCGAACCGGCGGCCATTCGCAGTATTCTCGAAGTGGATTTCATCACTCAGGAAACCCGCGATATCCAGGCCGCCAAGGTATTTGAAAGTATGGGTGGCTACGCGCCGACCGTGGGCATCATTGGTGCGGTGATGGGCCTGATTCACGTGATGGGTAATCTGGCTGACCCCAGTCAGCTGGGCAGCGGCATCGCGGTGGCGTTTGTCGCGACCATCTACGGGGTTGCCATCGCCAACCTGATCCTGCTGCCGGTGGCCAACAAGCTCAAGGCCATTGCTCATCGTCAGTCGCGTTATCGCGAAATGCTTCTTGAAGGTTTACTGTCCATCGCCGAGGGTGAAAACCCGCGCTCCATCGAACTCAAGCTGCAAGGCTTCATGGAGTAACGCACATGGCTCGCCGTCGTCAGCCCGAAGAACACGAGAATCACGAGCGCTGGCTGGTGTCCTACGCGGACTTCATCACCCTGCTTTTCGCATTCTTCGTGGTGATGTACTCGATTTCTTCGATCAACGAAGGCAAGTACAAGATCCTCTCTCAGGCGCTGGTCGGCGTGTTCAACGATACGGAGCGGACCATGAAGCCTATCCCGATCGGTGAGCAGCGCCCGATTTCGATCAAGCCTGCCGAGCCATTGCTCAAGGACAGCGAGCAGACTGATGCCGGTATCGGCCAGGCTTCCGATGATCCCTTGCAGACCATTGCCCAGGATGTTCGCGATGCTTTCGGGGACTTGCTCAAGTCTGACCAGATGACGGTGCGTGGCAATGAGTTGTGGGTCGAGATCGAGCTCAACTCCAGCATGCTGTTCGGCAGCGGCGATGCAATGCCCAGTGACAAGGCGTTCTCGATCATTGAAAAGGTTTCCGGGATCGTCAAACGGTTCGATAACCCGATTCATGTTGAAGGCTTCACTGACGACCATCCCATCAACACGGCGCAGTACCCGACCAATTGGGAGCTGTCGTCAGCGCGCTCTGCCAGCATTGTGCGCATGCTGGCCATGGACGGCGTCAATCCGGCGCGTCTGGCTTCGGTCGGTTATGGCGAGTTTCAGCCTATTGCTCCGAATACCACTGCGGCCGGGCGCGCCAAGAACCGCCGTGTCGTGTTGGTTATCTCGCGAAATCTGGATGTGCGCCGTAGTCTGACCAGTGCCGGGACAGCCAATACTCAGCCTGATGCCGCTTTGAAGCGTGCTGGCACACAAACTGCACCGGTGCCAGCAAAGCCGCCGTTAGGTGCTAACGCCGTCAATTCTCCGTCACCTACCGTCCAATAATCGTATCGGTGCGGTCTTCGCTGTACGGAAGGAAAATTTCAATGAGAGTCTGGGCAGTAGCCAACCAGAAAGGTGGAGTCGGAAAGACCACCACGACCATTGCTCTGGCCGGTTTGCTGGCCGATGCGGGCAAGCGTGTGGTCGTTGTCGACCTGGACCCCCACGGCTCCATGACCAGTTATTTCGGGTACAATCCGGACGAGCTGGAACACAGTGCCTTTGATCTGTTCTTGCACAAGGGCGTGGTGCCCGAAGGCTTGCCCGGCCAATTGCTGTTGCCGACCAGCGACCAGCGAATCTCGCTGATCCCGTCGAGCACCGCGTTGGCCACACTGGAGCGTCAGTCGCCTGGGCAGAGTGGTCTGGGTCTGGTGATCGCCAAGAGCCTCGCGCAATTGTGGCAGGATTTTGACTATGCGCTGATCGACAGTCCGCCGTTGCTCGGTGTGCTGATGGTCAATGCCCTGGCGGCAAGCCAGCAACTGGCCATTCCGGTGCAGACCGAGTTTCTCGCTGTAAAAGGCCTGGAGCGTATGGTCAACACCCTGACCATGATCAATCGCTCACGCAAGGTGCCGCTGCCTTACACCATTGTGCCGACGCTGTTCGACCGCCGCACTCAGGCGTCGATGGGCACGTTGAAATTGTTGCGTGACACCTTTCCCGAGCATGTCTGGCAGGCATATGTGCCGGTCGATACGCGTTTGCGTGATGCCAGCCGACTGGGTCTGACCCCGTCGCAGAACGATAGCAAGAGCCGTGGCGTGATTGCTTATCGGGCATTGCTCAAGCATATGCTCGCCGAGCAGCTCAATGCTCAGGTGGCCTGACGTGGGCGTCGACTCTTTCTGCACAGTTCGCTCAAGTGATCCGTCAATGCGGCCGATAACTCTATCAGGCTGCACATGCTCCATTTTTTGTTGGGTCCCGGTATGAACCGCCCTGTAGAAGTTGCAACACGACCCAAGCTGGCCTTGCAGTCCTATCTGGATGCATTGCTGTATGACGCTACCGAGGAGCTCGAAACAGCTTCTGGCAGCATCGATGATTTTCAGGCCGCCGTGCTCGAAGAGCAGGCGTTTGACGCGCGGATGCAGGCCCAGGTCAAGCCATTGGCGGTTGCAGTTGCTGCGCCCGCTGCAGTAGCTGTAGCCGTCAAGGTTGCAGCGCCTGTTGCGGTGCCTGCGCCAGTGATTGAAGTCGCTCCGGTGATTGTCGCCGAAGCGGTGCAGGTCGCGGAGCTAAAGGTTGAAACGGCGGTGCCGACAGTAGATCTGGTCGAGCCTGTCGCCGAGTTGAGCACGCTGGTGACCCAGCGAACTCCGACGCCACCGCCAACCAGCGATGGCCGTCCGGCATGGGCTGCAGAACCGTTCGAATGCCTGCTGTTTGATGTGGCTGGCTTGACCCTGGCGGTGCCACTGGTGTGCCTGGGATCGATTTACCCGTTGGCAGGGCAGGAGCTGACGCCACTGTTCGGCCAGCCGGACTGGTTTCTCGGGATTCTGCCCAGCCAGGCAGGCAACCTGAAAGTGTTGGATACCGCGCGCTGGATCATGCCGGATCGTTATCGCGATGATTTTCGCCAGGGATTGCAGTATGTGATCTCGGTGCAAGGATACGAGTGGGGGCTGGCGGTGCATCAGGTCAGTCGCTCGTTGCGTCTTGATCCGAACGAGATCAAATGGCGCACGCAGCGCGGTCAGCGCCCATGGCTGGCTGGCACAGTGATTGAACACATGTGTGCGTTGCTGGACGTTGCAGAGTTGGCCGAGCTGATAGCCAGTGGCGCGGTCAAGCAGTTGAACAAGTCGAAATAATCATGGGTTGGCGCCAGTGGCGTTACCCGCAAAGAACACACGTGAGGGGTTGGGGTTATGAATAAGTCGTCTGCGCAAGGTTCCGAAGATCCGATCCTGCAATGGGTTACATTCCGTCTGGACAACGAGTCCTATGGCATCAATGTAATGCAGGTGCAGGAAGTGCTGCGCTACACCGAAATTGCCCCGGTTCCGGGTGCGCCAAGTTATGTGCTCGGGATCATCAACCTGCGCGGTAATGTCGTGACCGTGATCGACACCCGTCAGCGCTTCGGCCTGGACCCGGTTGAAGTCAGCGATAACACGCGTATTGTGATCATCGAAGCCGACAAACAAGTGGTCGGTATTCTGGTCGACAGCGTGGCGGAAGTGGTTTACTTGCGTCAGTCCGAAGTCGAAACCGCACCGAACGTGGGTAACGATGAATCGGCCAAGTTCATTCAGGGCGTCTGCAACAAGAACGGCGAGCTGTTGATTCTGGTCGAACTGGACAAAATGATGTCTGAAGAAGAGTGGTCCGAACTGGAGAGCATCTGATTGATCTTTGAGGTAGCTGTCGTCTTCCTGGGCATTCTCTGGGTCGTTTCCCTGTTTTTGTTCTTGGCCCATACGAAGCGCCAGCGCAAGCTGGATGCGGCGCGTGACGAGGCGGCTGCCTTGCGTGATCAACGGATCAAGGAGTTGGCCAGGCGTCTGGACAACTACCAGAACGGTACGGTGCGCATGGGCGAAGCCTTGCACGAACTGCGCGCCACCGTCGCACCGCTGCCGGACAAGCTGACGGCACTGGAACAGCGCGATCCCTCCACGCTGTCCTTTGCCCAGGCTGCGCGCCTGGTCGGCATGGGCGCCAGCATCGACGAGCTGACCCAGTCCTGCGGCCTGACTCAGGCCGAAGCGCAACTGATGACCAAACTGCACGGCAATACGGCCAGCTAGTTTCTCTTCGCTAAATGCCTGCGCTGGACATTCAAGTTCGGACGCAGAGCGTCCAGCACTTCATCCTCACGCTGAAGCGTGAGGATCGAGACTCTTGTCTTGTGCCAATTCCTCCGCGTTGATTCTCGTTTCCATGCTCCGCGTGGGAATACATTTCGTGACGCTCTGCGTCACACAGCGGTTTTTCTTTGTCAGGTGGATTCGGGTTCGACTCACGTCACCTTTTCGCCCCTCGGCGAGTTACTTTGATGGGGCCAAAGTAACCAAACCCCCTGGCTCCGTTTCCGGCCCGAC contains:
- a CDS encoding chemotaxis protein CheW is translated as MNKSSAQGSEDPILQWVTFRLDNESYGINVMQVQEVLRYTEIAPVPGAPSYVLGIINLRGNVVTVIDTRQRFGLDPVEVSDNTRIVIIEADKQVVGILVDSVAEVVYLRQSEVETAPNVGNDESAKFIQGVCNKNGELLILVELDKMMSEEEWSELESI
- a CDS encoding flagellar motor protein, which produces MDVLSLIGLILAFVAIIGGNFLEGGHLGALINGPAALIVIGGTLGASLLQSPMSAFMRALKIVGWIIFPPRIDLPGGVDRVIGWSMTARKEGLLGLETVADAEPDGYARKGLQLLVDGAEPAAIRSILEVDFITQETRDIQAAKVFESMGGYAPTVGIIGAVMGLIHVMGNLADPSQLGSGIAVAFVATIYGVAIANLILLPVANKLKAIAHRQSRYREMLLEGLLSIAEGENPRSIELKLQGFME
- a CDS encoding CheW domain-containing protein yields the protein MLHFLLGPGMNRPVEVATRPKLALQSYLDALLYDATEELETASGSIDDFQAAVLEEQAFDARMQAQVKPLAVAVAAPAAVAVAVKVAAPVAVPAPVIEVAPVIVAEAVQVAELKVETAVPTVDLVEPVAELSTLVTQRTPTPPPTSDGRPAWAAEPFECLLFDVAGLTLAVPLVCLGSIYPLAGQELTPLFGQPDWFLGILPSQAGNLKVLDTARWIMPDRYRDDFRQGLQYVISVQGYEWGLAVHQVSRSLRLDPNEIKWRTQRGQRPWLAGTVIEHMCALLDVAELAELIASGAVKQLNKSK
- a CDS encoding protein-glutamate methylesterase/protein-glutamine glutaminase; the protein is MAVKVLVVDDSGFFRRRVTEILSSDPNIVVVGTATNGKEAIEQALALKPDVITMDYEMPMMDGITAVRHIMQRIPTPVLMFSSLTHEGARVTLDALDAGAVDFLPKNFEDISRNPQKVKQLLCEKINSISRTNRRSSGFGATSSSSAAAASPPSSRAPAPASSAPARAVPPRAAAPASAAPAHGHAAHHAPAHATTTGTAKRKAYKLVAIGTSTGGPVALQRVLTQLPASFPAPLVLIQHMPAAFTKAFAERLDKLCKISVKEAEDGDVLRPGLALLAPGGKQMMIDGRGTVKILPGDERLNYKPCVDITFGSAAKSYGDKVLSVVLTGMGADGREGARLLKQAGSTVWAQDEASCVIYGMPMAIVKAELADAIYSLDDIGRHLVEACL
- a CDS encoding ParA family protein, which encodes MRVWAVANQKGGVGKTTTTIALAGLLADAGKRVVVVDLDPHGSMTSYFGYNPDELEHSAFDLFLHKGVVPEGLPGQLLLPTSDQRISLIPSSTALATLERQSPGQSGLGLVIAKSLAQLWQDFDYALIDSPPLLGVLMVNALAASQQLAIPVQTEFLAVKGLERMVNTLTMINRSRKVPLPYTIVPTLFDRRTQASMGTLKLLRDTFPEHVWQAYVPVDTRLRDASRLGLTPSQNDSKSRGVIAYRALLKHMLAEQLNAQVA
- a CDS encoding DUF2802 domain-containing protein, with amino-acid sequence MIFEVAVVFLGILWVVSLFLFLAHTKRQRKLDAARDEAAALRDQRIKELARRLDNYQNGTVRMGEALHELRATVAPLPDKLTALEQRDPSTLSFAQAARLVGMGASIDELTQSCGLTQAEAQLMTKLHGNTAS
- a CDS encoding chemotaxis protein CheA, translated to MSFGADEEILQDFLVEAGEILEQLSEQLVELESRPDDADLLNAIFRGFHTVKGGAGFLQLHELVECCHIAENVFDILRKGERRVDSELMDVVLEALDAVNSMFGQVRERTDVTPATPELLAALARLAEPQSADAVVAEEPEPEPVAEAPAAAAAQTTGGDDITDDEFEQLLDSLHGSNPVSAAPAAAPAAAASAASGDEITDQEFESLLDQLHGKGKFAADVAVAPAPAAQSKKVASAGDEITDDEFEALLDQLHGKGSFDAAVATPVAAAAVAKAPAVSKAAASDEITDNEFENLLDELHGKGKFEPQAVVAKAPAAAPAPAAKPAPAPAPAAKAEPAKAAPAPAPARAAAPPSEKPVATEAETTVRVDTARLDEIMNMVGELVLVRNRLVRLGLNSADEAMSKAVSNLDVVTADLQTAVMKTRMQPIKKVFGRFPRLVRDLARQLKKEINLELVGEETDLDKNLVEALADPLVHLVRNAVDHGIETPEEREATGKSRGGRVILSAEQEGDHILLSISDDGKGMDPNVLRSIAVKRGVMDKDAADRLSDTDCYNLIFAPGFSTKTEISDVSGRGVGMDVVKTKISQLNGSINIYSTKGQGSKIVIKVPLTLAIMPTLMVMLGNQAFAFPLVNVNEIFHLNLSTTNVVDGQEVVIVRDKALPLFYLKRWLVSSAAHEEQREGHVVILTVGTQRIGFVVDQLVGQEEVVIKPLGKMLQGTPGMSGATITGDGRIALILDVPSMLKRYAARRI
- the motD gene encoding flagellar motor protein MotD is translated as MARRRQPEEHENHERWLVSYADFITLLFAFFVVMYSISSINEGKYKILSQALVGVFNDTERTMKPIPIGEQRPISIKPAEPLLKDSEQTDAGIGQASDDPLQTIAQDVRDAFGDLLKSDQMTVRGNELWVEIELNSSMLFGSGDAMPSDKAFSIIEKVSGIVKRFDNPIHVEGFTDDHPINTAQYPTNWELSSARSASIVRMLAMDGVNPARLASVGYGEFQPIAPNTTAAGRAKNRRVVLVISRNLDVRRSLTSAGTANTQPDAALKRAGTQTAPVPAKPPLGANAVNSPSPTVQ